The following proteins are encoded in a genomic region of Cryptomeria japonica chromosome 11, Sugi_1.0, whole genome shotgun sequence:
- the LOC131044020 gene encoding bark storage protein A produces the protein MKSLALQTSLVSVHRSCSSLYFAMDFYKNSSAFFLFFLLWITLPFLSVAEIPREIAEKIERVNRKGELYGLVVSSRAELEVVLDERSGTFRPDRELPTIDISARRFHVGEIGGHRSLVVMCGRGMVNAAQTTQLMVTLFRVKAVVEYGRGSSANPRKLNIGDVAIPRQFAHTGLIFWEKFGGDDERFDRDIANLTFSDYNVGKSRGQVANELQSIYPQREEVYSMRGKAEEGRRQFWLNVDNALYTTAQQLEKVELDKCTSVEKASVCLQEQPRIKRVERGSSSNFYVNNEAYRNFLRDQLNVVSIDTSSAAIAMVCESENKPFIAMRSITDCAGGCTDGNDITVMRNLWPHHARKAINQIFTNFAFIDSNIHSVA, from the exons ATGAAGAGCTTGGCATTGCAAACCAGCTTAGTAAGTGTGCATCGTAGTTGCTCTAGTCTTTATTTTGCGATGGATTTCTACAAGAATTCATCTgctttttttctcttcttcttgctgTGGATCACTCTTCCTTTCCTCTCTGTTGCTGAAATACCTCGAGAAATTGCTGAAAAGATCGAGCGTGTGAATAGAAAGGGAGAGCTTTATGGCCTCGTTGTTTCGAGCAGAGCTGAACTTGAAGTTGTTCTGGACGAGCGCTCTGGAACATTCCGTCCAGATAGAGAATTACCCACCATAGATATCTCTG CGCGCAGGTTCCATGTGGGAGAAATTGGAGGGCATAGGAGTCTCGTGGTTATGTGCGGAAGGGGAATG GTGAATGCAGCACAGACAACACAGTTGATGGTGACACTGTTTCGAGTGAAGGCAGTAGTTGAGTACGGAAGAGGATCCAGCGCCAACCCTCGTAAACTCAACATCGGTGACGTGGCAATTCCCCGTCAATTTGCACACACTGGCCTCATCTTCTGGGAG AAATTTGGAGGCGACGATGAGAGATTCGATCGTGATATTGCAAACCTCACATTTTCTGACTACAATGTTGGAAAATCAAGAGGCCAAGTTGCAAATGAACTTCAGAGTATTTATCCCCAGCGAGAAGAGGTTTACTCAATGAGAGGAAAGGCTGAAGAGGGAAGACGCCAATTCTGGTTGAATGTGGATAATGCTCTCTATACCACTGCACAACAGTTGGAg AAAGTAGAGCTTGATAAGTGTACGTCAGTGGAAAAAGCGTCTGTATGTCTGCAAGAGCAGCCAAGGATTAAAAGGGTTGAGAGGGGAAGCAGTTCCAACTTTTATGTGAATAACGAAGCATACAGAAACTTTCTCCGGGACCAACTGAATGTGGTCTCGATCGACACTTCAAGCGCCGCAATTGCAATG GTGTGCGAGAGCGAGAACAAGCCGTTCATAGCAATGAGATCCATCACAGATTGTGCAGGAGGGTGTACTGATGGAAACGACATTACTGTTATGAGGAATTTATGGCCTCACCATGCTCGTAAGGCAATCAATCAGATCTTCACCAACTTCGCTTTCATCGACTCCAATATCCATTCGGTTGCTTAA